A stretch of DNA from Thiomicrospira sp. XS5:
TATCAAACCTTGGTCGATCACCCTCAGGTGGAAATGACGACGTTTTCCGATGCCCTGCAAAGCGGGGTTCGACCGCGGCATTTGCCGGTTTTGAAAGCCGGTAGTTGGGTGTATGGTTCTTTCTCTACCTGGATTGGGGAGCCGGACAAGAACGCTGGATGGGATTTGCTGGTGGATGCTAAGTTGACCTTTGACAAGGTGATGGCTTCCGGCAAACTGTCGGAAGAGGAGATTCGCCTGGCGACAGAACAGTTGGCAGTTTGTGAAGGCTCAGACTGGTTTTGGTGGTTCGGTGATTATAACCCGTCGGGGAGCGTGAAAGACTTTGATCAACTGTTCCGGCGTCACCTCGAAAAACTGTTTATTTTGCTGGGCGAAAAACCGCCTGAACAACTCTCCATTCCACTGTCTTATGGTGGCGGCGATATGGAAAATGCCGGCACCATGCGGCGAAATTAAACCCTTAGGGGTTTTATAAGAGGCACGGCCATATGAGACAACGACAAGCCGGCGTATTGCTGCATCCTACCTCCTTGCCGTCGGGCAAAATCGACGAGCAGGCCTGGCGGTTTTTGGAGTGGATGGAAGCGGCCAAGTTAACGGTTTGGCAGATGTTACCCTTGACCGAACCGGTGCAAGGCTTGTCGCCTTATCAAAGTGTTTCGGCTTTTGCGATGAATCCGGCGTTGTTGCCAGAGGACTGGCAGGACCAAATCAATGAAACCGACTATTTGGCTTTTTTAGCCGATGCCCCGCACTGGCTTGAAAACTATGCCTTATTCATGGCGTTACGGAATCATTTCAACCAGGCTTCTTGGGCCGACTGGCCCACCGCATACCGGAATCGCGGCAAACAAGCATTGATGGATTTTGCGTTGACGCATGCCGAGCAGATTGACTTTTTAAAACGACAACAATATGTGTTGCTGAAAAACTGGCTGGCTTTAAAGCAGTCTGCTAATGCGAAAGGCATTGAATTGTTTGGCGATATGCCGATTTTTGTGGCTTACGATAGCGCCGATGTATGGGCTAATCCGCACTTGTTTAAATTGGATGAAAACGGACAGCCAACCGTTGTGACGGGCGTGCCGCCCGATTATTTTTCCGAGACAGGTCAACGCTGGGGGAACCCGCATTATGATTGGCAAGCGATGCAGCAAGACGGTTTTCAGTGGTGGTTGCAGCGGGTCGAAGGAGCGCTTGAGTTATTCGACTTGATTCGTATCGATCATTTTCGCGGTTTAGAAGCTTGCTGGGAAATTGAGGCCAGTGAAGAAACCGCCATAAACGGCCATTGGGTCAAAGTACCCGGTGAGGCTTTCTTGAAGGCTTTGCAGGCTGAGTTCCCGCGGTTGCCTTTGGTGGCCGAAGACTTGGGAATCATTACGCCGGAAGTGGTGGCGCTGAAAGAAGCGTTCGACTTGCCGGGGATGTCGGTGTTGCAATTCGGCTTTAACGGCTTGCCGGATAACCCGCATGCCTTGTCGGAACAGGTGGAAAACTCCGTGGTGTATACCGGTACGCACGACAATGACACCACGCTGGGTTGGTGGGCCTCTTTAGAAGGCGACGAGTATCGTCATTGGGTGTTGTCACAGTTGCCAAACTCACAAGAGCCCATGCCTTGGCCGGTAGTGGAAGCGGCGTTGAATTCCGTTGCGTATTTAGCCATGATTCCGATGCAAGATTTTTTAGAGCTGGGAAATGAAGGCCGAATGAACACGCCCGGCACCGTGGAGGGTAATTGGCTTTGGAAATTAAGCTCGGAACAATTGACCGAATCGTTGGCCAGTCGAATCGCGACGTTAGTGACGGCCAGTGAACGGAATGGAAAAATTCCGCTAATCTCAGACGAGAAAGAGTAATTATGACTCAAAAAACCGTATCACAAATGGATTTACAACGCTTGATGGATGGCACACATCATGACCCTTTTCAGGTGTTGGGGGTGCATCAAACCGACCAGGCCTGGGAGATTCGCGAATGGTTGCCCACCGCGAAGTCGGCCGAGGTTGATGGCGATATTAAGCTGACTCGCATTGAAGGCAGTGACCTGTTTGTGGGAACCTTGACCGCCGCCCAAAAGAAAGCATTGCCGGCACACTATAAAGTGACTTGGCGCGAAGCGGATGGGTTAAGTTATTCGGCGGTATCTCCCTACACGTTTTGGCCGCAGTTGGGAGAGTTGGATTTGCATCTGTATGCCGAAGGCCGACATTGGCAGTTGTATGACTTATTGGGCGCTCAGGTTAAAGAGATAGACGGTATTCACGGTGTTCAGTTTGCGGTTTGGGCACCCGCCGCCAATCGTGTGTCGGTAATTGGCGATTTTAACGGCTGGAATGGCCTACGCCATCCCATGCGTACCAATGGTACCTCCGGGGTCTGGGAGTTGTTTATTCCGGGTTTGCAAGCCGGCGATATTTATAAGTTTGAAATTCGCAACCAGCGCACGGGCCATTCATTGGTGAAGACTGACCCGTTTGCCAAACAAATGGAAGTGCGGCCTTTAACGGGATCCGTGGTCAGTGAGACCGCGTTTGAATGGCAGGACCAAGATTGGATGCTTCAACGGGAAAGTTTCGATTGGCAGCAGACCCCAATGAATATTTACGAAGTTCACTTGGGGTCCTGGCAACGCGATCACGACGGCCATTTTTTGAACTACCGGGAAGCCGCTCACCGTTTGGTGGAATACGTTAATTGGATGGGGTATACCCATATCGAGTTGCTACCGATTTCCGAGCATCCTTTGGATGAATCTTGGGGGTATCAGACGTCCGGTTATTATGCGCCCACCAGTCGTTTCGGTTCGCCGGACGACTTCCGTTATTTTGTGGATCATTGCCATCAAAACGGCATCGGCGTGTTTCTGGATTGGGTGCCGGCGCACTTTCCAAAGGACGAATTTGCCCTAGCGCGCTTTGACGGTTCGGCACTGTACGAGCATGAAGACCCAAGAAAAGGTGAACACCGTGACTGGGGAACCTATATTTTCAACTTTGGTCGTAACGAAGTGCGCAACTTTCTGCTGGCCAATGCGCTCTATTGGTTAAAAGAATTCCATATTGACGGATTGCGAGTGGATGCGGTGGCGTCGATGCTGTACTTGGATTACTCGCGCGAGGCAGGAGATTGGGTGCCGAATGAATATGGCGGACGGGAAAACCTGGAAGCGATTGAGTTTTTAAAAACACTGAATGCCGAGGTGCATTCACAATGCCCGGGCACGGTCATGATGGCGGAAGAATCGACCTCCTGGCCAATGGTGTCGCGTCCCACCTGGATGGGCGGGTTAGGCTTTTCCATGAAATGGAATATGGGTTGGATGAATGATACGCTGGATTTTTTCGAAAAGGACCCTGTGTATCGGCCTTTCCATCATAATCAGTTAACGTTTAGCCAAATGTACGCCTATTCGGAAAACTTTATTTTGCCGTTGTCGCACGATGAAGTCGTGCACCTCAAACACGCGCTGGTCAGCAAAATGCCGGGGGATAATTGGCAAAAAATGGCTAATATGCGTCTGCTGATGGCGTACCAATCGTTGAATCCTGGCAAGAAGTTATTGTTTATGGGCTCGGAGTTCGCGCAATGGCAGGAGTGGAGTGAAAGTCGAGGGTTGGACTGGTATTTATGTGATCAGAGTGCGAACCGTGGTGTACAACTGCTGGTTCGGGACCTGAATCATCTTTACCGAGAGTCGTCGGCCTTGTATGCGCATGATTTTGATGCAGAAGGTTTTCAATGGATTGATTGTCATGATTATGAGCAGTCGGTGTTGAGCTTTATGCGGGTTTCCGATACGGAAAAATTGATTTGCGTGTTCAATTTCACGCCGGTGCCGAGGGATAATTATCGTATCGGTTTGCCGGAAGCCGGTGTATATGAAGAAATCGTTAATACCGATGCGGAAGTGTATGGCGGCAGCAACCTGGGTAATGGTGGACAGTTGCATAGTGATGACCAGGCCTGGATGAATTTACCTTATTCGACGTCTTTAATGTTGCCGCCTTTGGGGGCGGTGGTGTTGAGACGACAACGCTAATGTTTGGAGAGAAATAACGTCCATGAAAATTCTGTTTGCGACTTCCGAAGCGCATCCACTGATTAAAACCGGCGGACTGGCCGATGTGTCCGGCAGTTTACCCGATGCTTATCGTCACCAGAAACAACAGGTACGTTTGATAATGCCGGCTTACGGGGATGTTTGGGAAAAGGTTTCCCATATCTCGCAAATTGCCGATTTCATGGTGCCGGCCTGCGGTCGCAATTTGCATGTTCGTATTTTGAAAGCCAAGGCGGACGGCATTGATGTGCCGATTTGGTTAGTGGATATCCCGGAGTTGTTTCACCGTCCTGGTAACCCTTATTTGGCGTTGGATGGTCGAGACTGGTGGGATAATGGTGAGCGTTTCGGCATTTTTTCCAAAGCCGTGGTGGAGGTCGCCATGAACCGGGTCGGACTGGGCTGGAAACCCGATCTGGTTCAATCCAATGACTGGCAAACGGGGTTGGTGCCGGCTTTGCTGACGCGCGAAACCGAACGGCCAAAAACCCTGTTTACCATTCACAACATGGCGTATGCCGGATTGTTTCCAAAAAGCCTGTTTGAAGGGTTGGCTCTGCCATGGGAATGGTGGTCTGCCGACAGAGGGATTGAATTTTACGGCAATATGTCAATGTTGAAAGCCGGCATTCAAATGGCGGATTGGGTGACGACGGTCAGCCCGTCCTATGCCAAGGAAATTACCTATCCGGAGTACGCGTATGGCTTGGAAGGTGTCTTAATGCGCCGTGAAGAGGAAGGGCGTTTGGTCGGTATTTTGAATGGCATTGACGGTGATGTTTGGAACCCGCAGACGGACCCTTTTATCGCGAAACATTATTCGTCGGAAAAAGGCCGCGTGGCGGCGAAAAAACAGAACAAGCAATCTATGTTGGATTTTTGGGATATGCCGCAAGCCGTGCTGGACTCCGATGACCCGGTTGTCGGTTTGGTGGGGCGGCTGGTGCCGCAAAAAGGCATTGATATTGTGTTGGAAATTCTGCCGGAGCTGATTGAGCAGACGTCGGCGCGTTTTGTTTTGGTGGGGACCGGGGAGAGCCATTACGAATATTTGTTGAATGAGATGGCGCACCGTTATCCCGAACGGGTGCTCGTGTACATCGGGTATTCCGAATCTCTGGCACACAAAGTCGAAGCCGGAGCGGATCTGTTTTTAATGCCGTCTCGTTTTGAGCCGTGCGGATTGAACCAAATGTACAGTTTGATTTACGGTACGCCACCGATTGTGCATTCCACGGGGGGATTGGCCGATACGGTGGTGAATGCCACCAAAGAAAATCTAGCGGCGGGTACGGCGACCGGTTTCGTGTTTTATGACCCGAGTCGGCATGCGCTGAAGTCGACTATTTTGCATGCTTTATATTTGTACGGTAAGAAGCGCACTTGGCAAAAATTACAGAAAACCGGCATGCGAAAAGACTTCAGTTGGGATCGCAGCGCAAAACAGTATTTAGCGCTGTTTAAATAACCGGAAAATGCCTTTCGAATAGAGGTTCGAAAACGTAAATAGACACAGTAGTGGGCAACGTTGCCTAATTAAAATTTTCAAATTTTGGAGTTGGTGGTTATGGCAAAGAAAAAACAGACGAAAGCGGAAATAGATCACGAAAAACACATTTTCGAGTTGCTCAAAAAAATGGGTATGTCGGAGAAGGATATTGAGGCCGACTTTGTCCACTATTTGTATAACATGTTGGGTCGGGACATTGAATCTGATGCCTATTATCAATTCAAGGCCATGTCTTATACGGTGCGCGACCGTTTGATGATGCATTGGAAGGATACCTGGAAAGCCTATAACGGTGGCAAAAATAAAAAAGCCTATTACCTGTCGATGGAATTTTTGATTGGGCGTTCCTTATCCAATAACCTGTTGAATTTGGGGATTGAAACCGAAGCCGAAAAAGCCATGTATCAACTGGGCGGCTCCTTGGAAATGATTGAAGAGGCCGAAAAAGACGCCGGCTTGGGCAATGGTGGCTTAGGGCGTTTAGCCGCTTGCTTTATGGATTCTTGCGCCACTTTGGGCTTGCCGGTGATGGGGTATGGTTTGCGGTATGAATACGGCATGTTCAAACAGCTGATTAAAAACGGCTATCAAGTGGAAGAACCGGATCACTGGCTTGGATTTGGTTATTATCCTTGGGAAATTCAACGTTCCGAATACACGCGTGTTATTAAATTTGGCGGTCACAGTCGGCAATTTACCGACCCGCATACTGGCGAACTTATTGTGCACTGGGAAGACGCTGAAGAAGTGTTTGCCGTACCGTTCGATGTGCCGATTCCCGGATACAAAAACGGTGTGGTCAACACCTTACGTCTATGGTCGGCCGAAGCGACAGAGGGCTTTAACCTATCTGAGTTCAACCAAGGATCGTATTTTGAAGCGGTGGCGGATAAAAGCGATGCCGAAAACATCACCATGGTACTTTATCCGAACGATAGCAGTGAAAACGGTAAAGAGTTACGTTTGCGGCAGCAGTACTTTTTGGTGTCCGCCTCGTTGCAAGATGTGGTGTGTCAGTGGGTGAATAAGTTTGGCGACGATTTTTCCGATTTTGCCGAGCATAATGTTTTCCAATTGAACGACACCCACCCGAGCCTGGCGGTGGCGGAATTGATGCGTATTTTGATTGATGATCGTAAATTGCATTGGGATGAAGCTTGGGCGATCGTGTCAAACTCTATGGCTTATACCAACCACACCTTGTTGCCGGAAGCGTTGGAACGCTGGTCGGTGTCGTTGTTTGAAAAACTTTTACCGCGCGTGCTGGAAATCATTTACGAAATTAATGCGCGTTTTATGAAACAGGTGGCGATGAAGTGGCCGGGAGACGTCGCGCGTCAAAGACGTATGTCGATTATTGATGAGCACAATCACGTGTGCATGGCATATTTGGCGATTGTCGGCAGTTTTTCCATTAATGGGGTGGCAGCGTTGCATTCGCAGTTATTGAAAGAAGGCTTGTTCAATGATTTCTGCCAACTGTGGCCGGAACGTTTTAACAACAAAACCAACGGTGTGACGCAACGTCGTTGGATGGCCAGTTGTAACCCCGGGTTGAAAGGTTTGCTGGATGAAAAAATCGGTGAACAATGGGTGACGAACCTCGAGCAGTTAAGCAAAATTGAAGAAAGTGTCAATGACAAGGCTTTTCGCCAGACCTGGATGGCCATAAAACGTGAAAATAAACAGCGGTTAGCCGATTTGGTTGAAAAAGAGACCGGTGTGAAGTTTGATGTCACCGCGTTGTTTGATGTGCAGGTCAAGCGCATTCACGAGTACAAACGCCAGTTGCTGAATATTTTGCACGTTATTCATCTTTACGCGCGTATTAAACGGGGGGATACCAAAAACTGGACCAACCGTTGTGTGATTGTCGGTGGTAAGGCGGCACCAGGCTACGCCATGGCCAAAAAAATCATTAAGCTGGTCAACAGTGTCGCGGATATCGTCAACTCCGACCCGGATGTCGGTGATAAATTGAAAGTGGCGTTCATTCCGAATTACCGTGTATCGGCGATGGAAGTGATTGCTCCGGGGACGGATTTGTCCGAGCAAATTTCCACGGCGGGTAAAGAAGCATCCGGTACCGGGAATATGAAATTCATGATGAACGGCGCGATCACCATTGGTACGCTGGATGGTGCCAATGTCGAAATTCTGGATGCCGTCGGCCAGGAAAATTTCTTCTTGTTTGGGTTGAAAACGCCCGAAGTGGCCGAGTTGCGACAGCATTATTATCCGCAAGGTTATATCGATACCGACTCGGATTTGCAAGCGGTCTTCGGGTTGCTGGAAGCCGGGCACTTTAATCAGTTGGAGCCGGGCATTTTTGACGACATTATCCAGTCGGTCAAAAGTCCAAACGATCCCTGGATGACGTTGGCGGATTTCCGCAGCTATGTCGAAGCGCAAGAGGAGGTTGCCTTGGCCTTCCAGAACCACAGTCGCTGGAACACCATGAGTATTATCAATTCAGCGCGCAGTGGCATCTTTTCGACCGACCGAACCATGCGTGAATATAATGATGACATCTGGAAGTTGAAACCGATTAAAATGTCCTGAACGGCGGCTGAGTGTTATTGTTAATTTCACCAGGCCTGGTTACTTTTTATGGAGTGATTGGTTTTGATGTTTGAATGGGGGAGTTGAGGCTCCCAGTTCAGGCTGGCGTCATCGTTTTGTTGACGGAAAAAGCAATAATGAATTATGGATTGATGTATGGACTATATCATTGAGGCCGTATCGACGGTTTCCGGTTGGATGCGGCCTTATTTATTGGAAATCGGTCTGTCGATGGTGGCAACCTTACTGGTGATTTACGGCAACGATATTACCGACTTTATTCGCAAGCAGATCGGCAGTTTGAAGTTTATCTTGAAGCTAACGCTGTTTGTGTTGTTTTGTGCCTTTGGGTTTGCGTTTTTGACGTCTTTTGTTACGCCGTTACTGGTTGGGTTTCTGGCGAAAACGCCGGATGTGTGGTTAGCGCCATTGGTCATCGCTATCTTTTTCGGTATTGGATTACTGGCCCAGAAAAAACGCATGCTGTAGGTGGCATTGTTGAGTTTGAATTACATCACTCAAGAGGGCTTTTACCGTTTATCGGAAGAGTTGAGTTATCTCTGGAGAGTAAAACGCCCGGAAATTGTTCGGGCCATTAGTACCGCCGCTGCAGAAGGGGATCGCTCCGAAAACGCGGAATACATTTACCGTAAAAAAGAATTGCGGGAAACCGATCGTAAAATTCGCTATTTGGAGCGTCATCTGAAAGACATTCAAGTGGTGCGTGACAAGCCAAGACAGCGAGATAAAGTCTTTTTCGGGGCAAGAGTCCTGCTGGAAGATGAAGCCGGAGAGCGGGTTTGTTACCGCATTGTCGGTGGTTTGGAAGTGCGACTGGAAGAAAATGAGATTTCTGTAGCGTCCCCTGTTGCAAAAGCATTGCTTGGAAAACAACTCGGAGACGACGTTGTCGTGTTTTTGCCCGACAGTCGGAAAGTGGAGTATACATTGCTTGAAATCCAATATTGAGGTGTGCCGGGTTTCATTTTAAAATCGAATTTGTGTGGACAAACAGAAGGAAAAAACATGAAAAAAATGCTCTGTTTTGGCTTATTGGTTGCGGCCAGTACGATGTCAGCTTGCAGTACTCAGGAAACAAAAGACGAGTCGGCGGAAAAACAAAACCCACTCGCGGTAGCCGATTGCGTGTTTCCAAACACCAATGTGGCCGCGCCGGGTTGGATTTGTGATGAGCCGGTGGATAGTTTGGCCATTAGTGCGGTAGGGATTGCCGAGCCGTCCAAGGCAGGCATCAGTTTTATGAAAGATATGGCGGCCGCAGATGGTCGTGGTCGTCTGGCCGAGCAGATTAAAGTGCAAGTCCAAAAAATGGTGAAGCAGTATCTGGGCACCACCGGTGTCGGTGATACTGAAACCGTGGATGCCGCCGCCAGCTCCACATTAAAAACCATCACCAACCAAAGCCTGGTGGGGTCCAAGGTATATAAGACTCGAACCGGTCCGAATGGTAAGTTGTATGCTTTGGTCGGAATGGATAAAGCGACCCAGGATAAAATCGTCGAAACCGCCGTGCGTACATCGATGAAAAATGACCAGGCCCTGTGGCAGCAATTTAAAGCCAAACAAAGTTTTGATGAAATGGCGCGAGACATTGCCAATCAACAGGTCCAGTAATGGCTTGATTATCTGACCAAACGATAAGTTTGGTCGGCTATTTGCTAGGAATTGAGCCATTTTAAAAACAAGAGGAAGTGACGATGGGATGGGTGATAAAAGATCATTACGAAGATGAGTACGATTTTGAAGTCGATCGAATGAATCTGGAAGCCTTGGACATCACGGCTTTTTCTTGCCCGAAACTGCGCATTATTGAAGTGCCGGTCGATGAAAGCGATTTGGAAAAAATTGAACAGGTTTATGAAATTTTGTTCCCCGGGTTGTTTGAAGACATGGCTGAGATGATGGACAGTGACGAGGCACGCGACCCTTATCGGGTCCGTTACTATTACAAGCGTCGTAAGTCCGATTCAGGGCAATTGTGAATGCTTGGTAAATAGTTCTTTAAAATCATATTGTTATAATCTCTGTTTGGGGCTGAATTGGTGCAACAAGTTGCAGTTTGGTTTGAAACTTGTTACAATCTAGTCAATTTCATAACCCAAATAGGTTAAGTCATCTTTTTTTCAGCTGTATTTAATACACTGTCATTTGCGTTTAGGCGCCGTTCTTCTTTAGACCAACGTTGGTCGAGTCTAATCCAAAGGATCAGTCCTGAGGAGTCAACCGTAACCGTTTCCCCAATGCGAACTTTTACCCTAGCTGGTACAGGGGCCATGGATGAAACGAATGTTAGCACTGGAAGTTTCAGTGTCACACCTGTCTTTTTGCGGTTGGTTGAACCATTAACCTTTCAAATCTTAAAAAAATATCATGGATACTCAAAAATCTGAAGCGTCCGTTCAATTTAGAAAACCTAAATTGGAAGATGGACTGGCTATTTATCACTTAATCCAGGCGTCACCGCCGTTGGATGTGAATTCGAGCTACTTATATTTTCTGCAAGCGTCGCATTTTGCGGACACTTGTGCGGTGGCGGAGGTCGACGGTCAAATCGTCGGTTTTATTTCCGCTTATTATCGACCGGATCGGCCTGGCTCTCTGTTTGTCTGGCAGGTGGCCATATCCGATACCATGCGAGGCCAGGGCATGGCCAAACGCTTGTTAACGGCTTTGCTGACGCAACAGCCGAAAGACAGCGTGACGGAACTGTGTTGTACCATCAGTCCGTCTAATAAAGCCTCCCAAGGGCTGTTTAAATCATTTGCCAGACAACACGGGCTGACGTTACAGGTCGCGCCGTTTATCACCGAGGCACATTTCGGGGATGAAGGGCATGAAGCGGAAGAGTTGTACTCCCTGACGTCGGAAACCGAATCAACGATTACACTTTAAATTTTCAAAGGAACTTAAAACATGGCATTAGAAACGTTTAATAAATACGAATCGGAAGTGCGTGGTTACATTCGATCGTTTCCAACGATTTTCGATAAATCTAAAATGGCTGAAATTTGGGATGTTGACGGTAAACGTTACATCGACTTTTTTGCCGGCGCAGGCGCGCTGAACTACGGTCACAACAACCCGGCCATCAACGATGCTTTGATTGATTATCTGAAGCATGACGGCATCGGACACGCTCTGGATATGGGGACCGTTGCGAAAAAAGACTTCATTGAGAGCTTCGTTCATAACGTGCTGGAACCGCGCGACATGGAGTACAAGCTTCAGTTTGTCGGCCCGACCGGGACCAACGCGATTGAAACCGCGCTGAAAATTGCCCGTAAAGTCAAAGGCCGTAAGCAGGTCATGTCCTTCACCAACGGCTTCCACGGTATGTCGATGGGCTCTTTGAGTATCACCGGTAACAGTTATTACCACGACGAAAGTTACGGTGTACCGGGTTACACCACTCAGGTGCCGTTCCATAAGTACCTGGGCGACAAGGTCGATACCATCGCTTACTTGCGTAAAATTCTGGAAGATACTTCTAGTGGGACGGAATTGCCGGCGGCGATCGTATTGGAAACCATTCAGGCCGAAGGCGGGATCAACGTTTCCGGTGAACAGTGGCTGCGCGACTTACGTCAAATCTGTGACGATTTCGACATCTTGATGGT
This window harbors:
- the malQ gene encoding 4-alpha-glucanotransferase, which produces MRQRQAGVLLHPTSLPSGKIDEQAWRFLEWMEAAKLTVWQMLPLTEPVQGLSPYQSVSAFAMNPALLPEDWQDQINETDYLAFLADAPHWLENYALFMALRNHFNQASWADWPTAYRNRGKQALMDFALTHAEQIDFLKRQQYVLLKNWLALKQSANAKGIELFGDMPIFVAYDSADVWANPHLFKLDENGQPTVVTGVPPDYFSETGQRWGNPHYDWQAMQQDGFQWWLQRVEGALELFDLIRIDHFRGLEACWEIEASEETAINGHWVKVPGEAFLKALQAEFPRLPLVAEDLGIITPEVVALKEAFDLPGMSVLQFGFNGLPDNPHALSEQVENSVVYTGTHDNDTTLGWWASLEGDEYRHWVLSQLPNSQEPMPWPVVEAALNSVAYLAMIPMQDFLELGNEGRMNTPGTVEGNWLWKLSSEQLTESLASRIATLVTASERNGKIPLISDEKE
- the glgB gene encoding 1,4-alpha-glucan branching protein GlgB yields the protein MTQKTVSQMDLQRLMDGTHHDPFQVLGVHQTDQAWEIREWLPTAKSAEVDGDIKLTRIEGSDLFVGTLTAAQKKALPAHYKVTWREADGLSYSAVSPYTFWPQLGELDLHLYAEGRHWQLYDLLGAQVKEIDGIHGVQFAVWAPAANRVSVIGDFNGWNGLRHPMRTNGTSGVWELFIPGLQAGDIYKFEIRNQRTGHSLVKTDPFAKQMEVRPLTGSVVSETAFEWQDQDWMLQRESFDWQQTPMNIYEVHLGSWQRDHDGHFLNYREAAHRLVEYVNWMGYTHIELLPISEHPLDESWGYQTSGYYAPTSRFGSPDDFRYFVDHCHQNGIGVFLDWVPAHFPKDEFALARFDGSALYEHEDPRKGEHRDWGTYIFNFGRNEVRNFLLANALYWLKEFHIDGLRVDAVASMLYLDYSREAGDWVPNEYGGRENLEAIEFLKTLNAEVHSQCPGTVMMAEESTSWPMVSRPTWMGGLGFSMKWNMGWMNDTLDFFEKDPVYRPFHHNQLTFSQMYAYSENFILPLSHDEVVHLKHALVSKMPGDNWQKMANMRLLMAYQSLNPGKKLLFMGSEFAQWQEWSESRGLDWYLCDQSANRGVQLLVRDLNHLYRESSALYAHDFDAEGFQWIDCHDYEQSVLSFMRVSDTEKLICVFNFTPVPRDNYRIGLPEAGVYEEIVNTDAEVYGGSNLGNGGQLHSDDQAWMNLPYSTSLMLPPLGAVVLRRQR
- the glgA gene encoding glycogen synthase GlgA yields the protein MKILFATSEAHPLIKTGGLADVSGSLPDAYRHQKQQVRLIMPAYGDVWEKVSHISQIADFMVPACGRNLHVRILKAKADGIDVPIWLVDIPELFHRPGNPYLALDGRDWWDNGERFGIFSKAVVEVAMNRVGLGWKPDLVQSNDWQTGLVPALLTRETERPKTLFTIHNMAYAGLFPKSLFEGLALPWEWWSADRGIEFYGNMSMLKAGIQMADWVTTVSPSYAKEITYPEYAYGLEGVLMRREEEGRLVGILNGIDGDVWNPQTDPFIAKHYSSEKGRVAAKKQNKQSMLDFWDMPQAVLDSDDPVVGLVGRLVPQKGIDIVLEILPELIEQTSARFVLVGTGESHYEYLLNEMAHRYPERVLVYIGYSESLAHKVEAGADLFLMPSRFEPCGLNQMYSLIYGTPPIVHSTGGLADTVVNATKENLAAGTATGFVFYDPSRHALKSTILHALYLYGKKRTWQKLQKTGMRKDFSWDRSAKQYLALFK
- a CDS encoding glycogen/starch/alpha-glucan phosphorylase, yielding MAKKKQTKAEIDHEKHIFELLKKMGMSEKDIEADFVHYLYNMLGRDIESDAYYQFKAMSYTVRDRLMMHWKDTWKAYNGGKNKKAYYLSMEFLIGRSLSNNLLNLGIETEAEKAMYQLGGSLEMIEEAEKDAGLGNGGLGRLAACFMDSCATLGLPVMGYGLRYEYGMFKQLIKNGYQVEEPDHWLGFGYYPWEIQRSEYTRVIKFGGHSRQFTDPHTGELIVHWEDAEEVFAVPFDVPIPGYKNGVVNTLRLWSAEATEGFNLSEFNQGSYFEAVADKSDAENITMVLYPNDSSENGKELRLRQQYFLVSASLQDVVCQWVNKFGDDFSDFAEHNVFQLNDTHPSLAVAELMRILIDDRKLHWDEAWAIVSNSMAYTNHTLLPEALERWSVSLFEKLLPRVLEIIYEINARFMKQVAMKWPGDVARQRRMSIIDEHNHVCMAYLAIVGSFSINGVAALHSQLLKEGLFNDFCQLWPERFNNKTNGVTQRRWMASCNPGLKGLLDEKIGEQWVTNLEQLSKIEESVNDKAFRQTWMAIKRENKQRLADLVEKETGVKFDVTALFDVQVKRIHEYKRQLLNILHVIHLYARIKRGDTKNWTNRCVIVGGKAAPGYAMAKKIIKLVNSVADIVNSDPDVGDKLKVAFIPNYRVSAMEVIAPGTDLSEQISTAGKEASGTGNMKFMMNGAITIGTLDGANVEILDAVGQENFFLFGLKTPEVAELRQHYYPQGYIDTDSDLQAVFGLLEAGHFNQLEPGIFDDIIQSVKSPNDPWMTLADFRSYVEAQEEVALAFQNHSRWNTMSIINSARSGIFSTDRTMREYNDDIWKLKPIKMS
- a CDS encoding DUF3392 domain-containing protein, which produces MDYIIEAVSTVSGWMRPYLLEIGLSMVATLLVIYGNDITDFIRKQIGSLKFILKLTLFVLFCAFGFAFLTSFVTPLLVGFLAKTPDVWLAPLVIAIFFGIGLLAQKKRML
- the greB gene encoding transcription elongation factor GreB, with translation MALLSLNYITQEGFYRLSEELSYLWRVKRPEIVRAISTAAAEGDRSENAEYIYRKKELRETDRKIRYLERHLKDIQVVRDKPRQRDKVFFGARVLLEDEAGERVCYRIVGGLEVRLEENEISVASPVAKALLGKQLGDDVVVFLPDSRKVEYTLLEIQY
- a CDS encoding LPP20 family lipoprotein; the protein is MKKMLCFGLLVAASTMSACSTQETKDESAEKQNPLAVADCVFPNTNVAAPGWICDEPVDSLAISAVGIAEPSKAGISFMKDMAAADGRGRLAEQIKVQVQKMVKQYLGTTGVGDTETVDAAASSTLKTITNQSLVGSKVYKTRTGPNGKLYALVGMDKATQDKIVETAVRTSMKNDQALWQQFKAKQSFDEMARDIANQQVQ
- the ectA gene encoding diaminobutyrate acetyltransferase; its protein translation is MDTQKSEASVQFRKPKLEDGLAIYHLIQASPPLDVNSSYLYFLQASHFADTCAVAEVDGQIVGFISAYYRPDRPGSLFVWQVAISDTMRGQGMAKRLLTALLTQQPKDSVTELCCTISPSNKASQGLFKSFARQHGLTLQVAPFITEAHFGDEGHEAEELYSLTSETESTITL
- the ectB gene encoding diaminobutyrate--2-oxoglutarate transaminase, with the protein product MALETFNKYESEVRGYIRSFPTIFDKSKMAEIWDVDGKRYIDFFAGAGALNYGHNNPAINDALIDYLKHDGIGHALDMGTVAKKDFIESFVHNVLEPRDMEYKLQFVGPTGTNAIETALKIARKVKGRKQVMSFTNGFHGMSMGSLSITGNSYYHDESYGVPGYTTQVPFHKYLGDKVDTIAYLRKILEDTSSGTELPAAIVLETIQAEGGINVSGEQWLRDLRQICDDFDILMVADEIQVGNGRSGDFFSFERAGIKPDIITLSKSIGAGQPMALVLLKPELDQWSPGEHSGTFRGNNLAFVSSSVALKKYWSDDSFSKEVKAKAALVQARMEKLALRFPQYVREIRGHGMIWGAEFKDPDMTSKVCAQAFEDGLVIETAGAGDEVIKFLGPLVISEDLINEGFDILEGAVEKVGK